A stretch of Dietzia lutea DNA encodes these proteins:
- the folC gene encoding bifunctional tetrahydrofolate synthase/dihydrofolate synthase has translation MSDREWLPPHDPEEGWDTPTEEDVAEMLGEDGLVSGVPLGGPIPGDEESDGDDHLPPRPIPEVGSPEWQADTAELAAVEEELATRWPESRLEPSLDRIAELTSILGDPQHAYPVVHVAGTNGKTSVTRMIDALLRALHQRTGRNSSPHLQSVTERIAMDGEPITARTFVDTYRELQPYLELVDQRSEEAGGPRMSYFEVLTAMAFAAFADAPVDVAVIETGMGGTWDATNVVRPAVSVITPVGLDHTEYLGEDLATIAGEKAGIIQPGPSDDLLPRDPVAVIGRQEPEAMEVLIRRAVEVGAVVARLGSEFDVVERRLAVGGQQLTLRGLGGEYPEVFLPLFGEHQAENAATALAAVEAFFGAGPDRALDPELVRAGFAAVDNPGRLERLSSSPTVLVDAAHNGHGGRALAEAVTSEFDFKRLVAVVAMLDGKDADAFLAALEPVVEEVVVTRSASPRAMEIDELARIAEERFTAQRVHVVDTLPDAVSAALDLVGVPDPTADDDVSGVGVLVTGSVVTAGAARSLFGKDAQ, from the coding sequence GTGAGTGACCGCGAGTGGCTCCCGCCCCACGATCCGGAGGAGGGATGGGACACCCCGACCGAGGAGGACGTCGCCGAGATGCTCGGCGAGGACGGGCTCGTGTCGGGCGTACCACTCGGCGGGCCCATCCCGGGGGACGAGGAGAGCGACGGTGACGACCACCTGCCGCCGCGCCCGATCCCCGAGGTGGGCAGCCCCGAGTGGCAGGCCGACACGGCCGAGCTCGCGGCGGTCGAGGAGGAGCTGGCCACCCGCTGGCCCGAGTCCCGCCTCGAGCCGAGCCTGGACCGGATCGCCGAGCTGACCTCGATCCTCGGCGACCCGCAGCACGCGTACCCCGTGGTGCACGTCGCCGGGACGAACGGTAAGACGTCGGTGACCCGGATGATCGATGCCCTGCTCCGGGCGCTGCACCAGCGCACCGGGCGTAACTCCAGCCCGCACCTGCAGAGCGTCACCGAGCGCATCGCGATGGACGGCGAGCCGATCACGGCGCGGACCTTCGTCGACACCTATCGCGAGCTGCAGCCCTACCTCGAACTGGTCGACCAGCGGTCCGAGGAGGCGGGCGGCCCGCGGATGAGCTACTTCGAGGTGCTCACCGCGATGGCGTTCGCCGCGTTCGCCGACGCGCCCGTCGACGTCGCGGTGATCGAGACGGGGATGGGCGGGACCTGGGACGCCACCAACGTCGTGCGGCCGGCCGTCTCCGTCATCACCCCCGTGGGCCTGGACCACACCGAATACCTCGGCGAGGACCTCGCGACGATCGCGGGGGAGAAGGCCGGGATCATCCAGCCGGGCCCCTCCGACGACCTGCTGCCGCGGGACCCGGTCGCCGTGATCGGCCGGCAGGAGCCCGAGGCCATGGAGGTGCTGATCCGCCGTGCGGTCGAGGTCGGCGCGGTCGTGGCGCGTCTCGGCTCCGAGTTCGACGTCGTGGAGCGGCGTCTCGCCGTGGGCGGACAGCAGCTCACCCTGCGCGGGCTCGGCGGCGAGTACCCCGAGGTGTTCCTGCCCCTGTTCGGCGAGCACCAGGCCGAGAACGCCGCGACCGCCCTGGCCGCGGTCGAGGCGTTCTTCGGTGCCGGGCCCGACAGGGCGCTGGACCCGGAACTCGTCCGCGCCGGCTTCGCCGCGGTCGACAACCCCGGCCGTCTCGAACGGCTCAGCTCCAGCCCCACCGTCCTGGTGGACGCGGCCCACAACGGCCACGGGGGTCGCGCGCTCGCCGAGGCCGTCACCTCGGAGTTCGACTTCAAGCGACTGGTCGCCGTGGTCGCCATGCTCGACGGCAAGGACGCCGACGCCTTCCTCGCGGCGCTGGAGCCCGTGGTCGAGGAGGTCGTCGTCACCCGCTCGGCGTCACCGCGGGCGATGGAGATCGACGAGTTGGCCAGGATCGCGGAGGAGCGGTTCACCGCGCAGCGCGTCCACGTGGTGGACACCCTGCCCGACGCGGTCAGCGCCGCCCTGGATCTCGTGGGCGTCCCGGACCCGACCGCGGACGACGACGTCTCCGGCGTTGGCGTCCTCGTCACCGGCTCCGTGGTGACCGCCGGTGCCGCCCGCAGCCTGTTCGGAAAGGACGCACAGTGA
- a CDS encoding DUF4233 domain-containing protein, giving the protein MTDPTPGPRGTAHEPSVDPWKGLRGIMAGTLVLEAIVIGLVLTVIARLDDGAHFQPWKVWFVSLLAIAMLVASGLQRKPWAIPMNLTLAALAVAGWAVHWSMGVSGLLFAAVWGYILFLRRDLAGRMAGGYLPSQHD; this is encoded by the coding sequence GTGACCGACCCGACCCCCGGACCCCGGGGCACCGCACACGAGCCGTCGGTGGACCCGTGGAAGGGCCTGCGGGGCATCATGGCGGGAACCCTGGTGCTCGAGGCGATCGTCATCGGCCTGGTGCTCACGGTGATCGCGCGGCTCGACGACGGCGCGCACTTCCAACCGTGGAAGGTGTGGTTCGTCAGTCTGCTGGCGATCGCGATGCTCGTGGCCAGCGGACTCCAGCGCAAGCCCTGGGCGATCCCCATGAACCTGACCCTCGCGGCCCTGGCCGTGGCGGGGTGGGCCGTGCACTGGTCGATGGGCGTCTCCGGCCTGTTGTTCGCGGCCGTGTGGGGGTACATCCTGTTCCTGCGCCGCGACCTGGCGGGACGGATGGCCGGAGGATACCTGCCCAGTCAGCACGACTGA
- the proB gene encoding glutamate 5-kinase: MTTERELRRRIGTARRVVVKIGSSAITSFHGGIRRDELDTLADVCQTRMTGGSDVFVVSSGAIGAGMAPLGMTTRPATLSAKQAAASVGQLELARAWGDSFARYDRVVGQVLLTAADIGRRDSAANAQRTLDRLRTLRAVPVINENDTVATNEIRFGDNDRLAALVAHLISADALILLSDVDALYDSDPRKGDATAVTMVGGEGDLDGVVAGAGGALGTGGMASKLAAARLAADAGIPVLLTSAERAAEALAAEPTVGTVFAARPERMTARRFWVRHAADARGAVLLDDGAVRAVTGSRRSLLLAGVTGVDGLFHFGDVIELHDSGGRVVARGIAQYDSIEVRSRLAERQSGTGAAGQGRPLVHADDLVAV; the protein is encoded by the coding sequence GTGACCACCGAGCGGGAGCTGCGCCGTCGCATCGGCACGGCCCGCCGCGTGGTGGTCAAGATCGGCTCGTCCGCGATCACCAGCTTCCACGGCGGGATCCGGCGCGACGAGCTGGACACCCTCGCGGACGTCTGCCAGACGCGGATGACCGGCGGGTCGGACGTGTTCGTGGTGTCCTCGGGTGCGATCGGCGCCGGGATGGCCCCGTTGGGCATGACCACCCGGCCCGCGACGCTGTCCGCCAAGCAGGCCGCCGCGAGCGTCGGGCAGCTCGAACTGGCGCGCGCATGGGGTGACTCGTTCGCCCGCTACGACCGGGTGGTGGGGCAGGTCCTGCTCACCGCCGCCGACATCGGCCGCCGGGACAGTGCGGCCAACGCGCAGCGCACCCTGGACCGCCTGCGCACCCTGCGGGCGGTGCCGGTGATCAACGAGAACGACACCGTGGCGACCAACGAGATCCGCTTCGGCGACAACGACCGGCTGGCGGCCCTGGTCGCCCACCTCATCAGCGCCGACGCGCTCATCCTGCTCTCGGACGTCGACGCCCTCTACGACTCGGACCCCCGCAAGGGCGACGCGACCGCGGTGACCATGGTCGGCGGCGAGGGAGACCTCGACGGCGTGGTGGCCGGCGCCGGGGGAGCGCTCGGTACCGGCGGTATGGCCTCCAAGCTCGCGGCGGCCCGCCTGGCCGCCGACGCGGGGATCCCGGTCCTGCTCACCTCCGCGGAGCGGGCAGCCGAGGCGCTCGCCGCCGAGCCGACCGTCGGGACGGTCTTCGCGGCCCGCCCCGAGCGGATGACCGCCCGCCGCTTCTGGGTCCGCCACGCCGCCGACGCGCGCGGCGCGGTGCTTCTCGACGACGGCGCCGTGCGCGCGGTGACGGGTTCGCGTCGGTCGCTGCTACTCGCCGGGGTCACCGGCGTCGACGGGCTGTTCCACTTCGGCGACGTCATCGAGCTCCACGACTCGGGCGGGCGGGTCGTGGCCCGGGGCATCGCCCAGTACGACTCGATCGAGGTCCGTTCCCGGCTCGCCGAGCGGCAGTCGGGGACGGGCGCCGCCGGCCAGGGCCGCCCGCTGGTGCACGCGGACGATCTCGTCGCCGTCTGA
- the rplU gene encoding 50S ribosomal protein L21, whose protein sequence is MYAIVKTGGKQYKVAEGDQVKVEKIEGEAGTSVSLSPILVVDGSAVTSDADALSKVTVSGEIVEQTKGPKIRIHKFKNKTGYHKRQGHRQKLTVVKITGIK, encoded by the coding sequence ATGTACGCGATCGTCAAGACCGGCGGCAAGCAGTACAAGGTCGCCGAAGGGGACCAGGTCAAGGTCGAGAAGATCGAGGGCGAGGCCGGAACCTCCGTGTCGCTGTCCCCGATCCTCGTGGTGGACGGCTCGGCCGTCACCTCCGACGCCGACGCCCTGTCGAAGGTCACCGTCTCCGGCGAGATCGTCGAGCAGACCAAGGGCCCGAAGATCCGGATCCACAAGTTCAAGAACAAGACCGGGTACCACAAGCGTCAGGGCCACCGTCAGAAGCTGACGGTCGTCAAGATCACCGGTATCAAGTAA
- a CDS encoding Rne/Rng family ribonuclease, whose amino-acid sequence MSDPNLTIDDLAALPERMRAHAAAKAVGMTSKEFLAAMAGIGVEIKSAQSGVTRDVLLTWFNSRSDAPAGDAAVGRVAPAAEQSATEQPADAAEATAAEAPAAEAPAKKAPARKAAAKKSAAKKSPAEKAPANEAPARKTAAEATGADVAPDEGETAGTGSARKASARKSPARKTTAEKTAEKATAAEKSAARTADETIPAEDTRSGAAGTGSGKADARNRPPLPEIAIVTGEVGAAEPGNRRRRSTATPSFSPLFLSPEDTAAATEKADSTAQSDSTAQSDSTSRADSTEQSESGDGGTRRRRRGRRGRGRGRGEGVDEQNGQDTASGPDAGTARSDDADSDDSDADDRSAATAPSGDSDVADASEDAGTTGRGTGRDRSDDAADRTADDAADRTADDADGQDDSGDDDGDESDDSSGAPSGSRRRRRRRRRGGGSGADDVQTSSDDPPHTEVHERDPRRRTGRGGQGSGTSPDEVQGITGSTRLEAKRQRRRDGREAGRRRQPILSEAEFLARREAVDRVMVVREKQRTDGKGLMTQVGVLEDKVLVEHFVTTESARSMVGNVYLGRVQNVLPSMEAAFVDIGRGRNGVLYAGEVNWEAAGLGGKARRIEQALKSGDMVLVQVTKDPVGQKGARLSTQISLAGRFLVYVPDGNSTGISRKLPDTERRRLKGILKEVVPEGSGVIIRTAAEGVSAEEIGRDVERLAAQWTEISEAAAKRTDSGSGTPVALYEEPDLLVKVVRDLFNEDFSKLVIQGETSWNTVHGYVSRVAPEMVERLERHDNPDVDVFATHRVDEQLAKALDRKVWLPSGGSLVIDRTEAMTVIDVNTGKYTGSGGNLEETVTKNNLEAAEEIVRQLRLRDVGGMVIIDFIDMVLEANRDLVLRRLTEALGRDRTRHQVSEVTSLGLVQLTRKKLGTGLVEAFSTPCEHCQGRGLIVHADPLHTESHNADEPGAKRGRRRGGNGNGNGKGSGESDSGAPKQAPRKDGPAPAAHPAALAIARQNAEADAGGTDAAGTATTDPVGASPTEADDSRSAGQKASADTGSADQKVADAAAPVVVTAPPAEAGAAEARADEADAPSATSAAGAAAATPAAEATSTAGETAPAAVPEASEADSSDAVGVTRPARRRRASRRAASNAPAPETAAADTAATEVVETPQAESEAVAEADTVVDEVESATSGGGAAAGASTGATATDAASGQRPRRRSTRREAGAAAADTAVTGSAAGAATAASAAPAASGEPPAEVEAAPLAQAPTAVVAEPRKRPARRRATRSTTAPTSD is encoded by the coding sequence GTGTCGGATCCGAACCTGACAATCGACGACCTCGCCGCGCTGCCCGAGAGGATGCGCGCGCACGCCGCGGCCAAGGCCGTGGGCATGACCAGCAAGGAGTTCCTGGCCGCCATGGCCGGGATCGGGGTGGAGATCAAGAGCGCCCAGTCCGGCGTGACCCGGGACGTGCTGCTGACCTGGTTCAACAGCCGTTCCGACGCGCCGGCCGGTGACGCCGCGGTCGGCCGGGTGGCCCCCGCCGCCGAGCAGTCCGCCACCGAGCAGCCCGCCGATGCGGCGGAGGCCACGGCAGCGGAGGCTCCTGCCGCAGAGGCGCCCGCGAAGAAGGCCCCGGCGCGCAAGGCCGCCGCCAAGAAGTCAGCGGCGAAGAAGTCTCCTGCGGAGAAGGCCCCTGCGAACGAGGCCCCGGCGCGCAAGACCGCCGCCGAGGCGACGGGAGCGGACGTGGCCCCCGACGAGGGGGAGACGGCCGGGACCGGATCCGCCCGGAAGGCGTCCGCCCGTAAGAGTCCGGCGCGCAAGACCACCGCCGAGAAGACCGCCGAGAAGGCCACCGCGGCGGAGAAGAGCGCCGCAAGGACCGCCGACGAGACCATCCCGGCCGAGGACACCCGCTCGGGGGCCGCCGGCACCGGGAGTGGAAAGGCCGACGCGAGGAACAGGCCGCCGCTGCCGGAGATCGCGATCGTCACCGGCGAGGTGGGCGCCGCCGAGCCCGGCAACCGTCGTCGTCGCTCCACCGCGACCCCCTCGTTCTCCCCCCTGTTCCTCTCGCCCGAGGACACCGCCGCGGCCACCGAGAAGGCCGACTCGACCGCGCAGTCGGACTCCACGGCGCAGTCCGACTCGACGTCGCGGGCCGACTCGACCGAACAGTCCGAGTCCGGTGACGGCGGCACCCGTCGTCGTCGGCGTGGCCGTCGGGGCCGCGGCCGCGGGCGTGGTGAGGGCGTCGACGAGCAGAACGGCCAGGACACCGCCTCCGGTCCGGACGCGGGCACCGCCCGGTCCGACGACGCCGACAGTGACGACAGTGACGCCGACGACCGCTCCGCAGCCACCGCGCCCTCCGGGGACTCCGACGTCGCCGACGCGTCCGAGGACGCCGGGACGACGGGCCGCGGGACGGGCCGCGACCGCTCCGACGACGCCGCGGACCGGACGGCCGACGACGCCGCGGACCGGACGGCCGACGACGCCGACGGGCAGGACGATTCCGGAGACGACGACGGAGACGAGTCCGACGACTCCTCGGGCGCCCCGTCGGGCTCGAGGAGGCGTCGCCGTCGTCGTCGTCGCGGCGGGGGTTCCGGCGCCGACGACGTCCAGACGTCCAGCGACGACCCGCCCCACACGGAGGTCCACGAGCGCGACCCACGCCGCCGCACCGGACGCGGGGGACAGGGCTCCGGCACGTCCCCCGACGAGGTCCAGGGCATCACCGGCTCGACCCGACTCGAGGCCAAGCGCCAGCGTCGGCGCGACGGCCGTGAGGCCGGCCGCCGCCGCCAGCCGATCCTGTCCGAGGCCGAGTTCCTCGCCCGCCGCGAGGCCGTGGACCGCGTCATGGTGGTCCGCGAGAAGCAGCGGACCGACGGCAAGGGCCTCATGACCCAGGTCGGCGTCCTCGAGGACAAGGTGCTCGTCGAGCACTTCGTCACCACCGAGTCCGCCCGCTCGATGGTCGGCAACGTCTACCTCGGCCGCGTGCAAAACGTCCTGCCCAGCATGGAGGCGGCGTTCGTCGACATCGGACGCGGCCGCAACGGCGTGCTCTACGCCGGCGAGGTCAACTGGGAGGCCGCCGGGCTCGGCGGCAAGGCCCGGCGTATCGAGCAGGCGCTCAAGTCCGGCGACATGGTGTTGGTCCAGGTCACCAAGGACCCCGTCGGGCAGAAGGGCGCCCGCCTGTCGACCCAGATCTCGCTGGCCGGCCGGTTCCTCGTCTACGTCCCCGACGGCAACTCCACCGGCATCTCCCGCAAGCTGCCCGACACCGAGAGGCGCCGCCTGAAGGGGATCCTCAAGGAGGTCGTCCCCGAGGGCTCCGGCGTCATCATCCGCACCGCCGCCGAGGGCGTCAGCGCCGAGGAAATCGGTCGCGACGTCGAACGGCTCGCCGCGCAGTGGACCGAGATCTCCGAGGCGGCCGCCAAGCGCACCGACTCCGGCTCCGGCACGCCCGTCGCGCTGTACGAGGAGCCCGATCTGCTGGTCAAGGTCGTCCGCGACCTGTTCAACGAGGACTTCTCCAAGCTCGTCATCCAGGGCGAGACGTCCTGGAACACGGTCCACGGCTACGTCTCGCGCGTCGCACCCGAGATGGTCGAACGGCTCGAACGGCACGACAATCCCGACGTGGACGTGTTCGCGACCCACCGTGTCGACGAGCAGCTGGCCAAGGCGCTCGACCGCAAGGTGTGGCTGCCGTCCGGTGGCTCCCTGGTGATCGACCGCACCGAGGCCATGACCGTCATCGACGTCAACACCGGCAAGTACACCGGTTCCGGCGGCAACCTCGAGGAGACCGTCACCAAGAACAACCTCGAGGCCGCCGAGGAGATCGTGCGTCAGCTGCGCCTGCGCGACGTGGGCGGCATGGTGATCATCGACTTCATCGACATGGTCCTCGAGGCCAACCGCGACCTCGTGCTGCGCCGACTCACCGAGGCGCTCGGCCGCGACCGCACCCGGCACCAGGTCTCCGAGGTCACCTCGCTCGGCCTGGTCCAGCTCACCCGCAAGAAGCTGGGCACCGGCCTGGTCGAGGCGTTCTCCACGCCGTGCGAGCACTGCCAGGGCCGCGGGCTCATCGTCCACGCCGACCCCCTCCACACCGAGTCGCACAACGCCGACGAGCCGGGCGCCAAGCGCGGACGTCGTCGCGGCGGCAACGGCAACGGAAACGGCAAGGGTTCCGGGGAGTCCGACTCGGGCGCGCCCAAGCAGGCACCGCGCAAGGACGGCCCCGCGCCGGCCGCCCACCCGGCCGCGCTGGCGATCGCCCGGCAGAACGCCGAGGCCGACGCCGGCGGTACCGACGCCGCGGGCACGGCCACGACCGACCCTGTGGGCGCATCGCCGACCGAGGCCGACGACTCCCGCTCGGCCGGTCAGAAGGCCAGCGCCGACACCGGTTCGGCGGACCAGAAGGTCGCCGATGCCGCCGCACCCGTCGTGGTGACCGCCCCGCCGGCCGAGGCCGGTGCTGCCGAGGCCCGTGCTGACGAGGCCGACGCCCCGTCGGCGACGTCCGCGGCAGGGGCCGCGGCCGCGACCCCGGCGGCGGAGGCGACCTCCACTGCCGGCGAGACCGCTCCCGCGGCGGTCCCCGAGGCGAGTGAGGCGGACTCCTCCGACGCCGTGGGCGTCACCCGCCCCGCGCGGCGGCGTCGCGCGTCGCGGCGGGCGGCGAGCAACGCTCCCGCCCCGGAGACCGCCGCCGCGGACACCGCCGCGACCGAGGTCGTCGAGACACCGCAGGCCGAGTCCGAAGCGGTGGCCGAGGCCGACACGGTCGTGGACGAGGTCGAGTCCGCGACGTCGGGGGGCGGGGCCGCAGCCGGCGCGTCCACCGGCGCCACGGCCACCGACGCCGCGTCCGGCCAGCGGCCCCGGCGCCGGTCGACCCGTCGCGAGGCGGGTGCCGCCGCGGCGGACACCGCGGTGACCGGGAGCGCGGCCGGCGCCGCCACGGCGGCGTCTGCGGCTCCGGCGGCCTCGGGCGAACCCCCGGCCGAGGTCGAGGCCGCGCCGCTGGCGCAGGCGCCGACCGCCGTGGTCGCCGAGCCGCGCAAACGCCCCGCGAGGCGACGCGCGACCCGGTCGACGACGGCTCCCACGAGCGACTGA
- the obgE gene encoding GTPase ObgE, which yields MSRFVDRVVLHLAAGDGGRGCTSVHREKFKPLGGPDGGNGGNGGDVVLVVDPQVHTLLDFHFRPHARAGKGQPGMGANRNGAQGADLVLPVPPGTVVLDENGEVLADLVGTGTRFVAAEGGKGGLGNAALASRARKAPGFALLGEPGEVRDVTLELKSMADVGLVGFPSAGKSSLVSVLSAAKPKIADYPFTTLVPNLGVVSVGDDTFTIADVPGLIPGASEGRGLGLDFLRHIERTAVLAHVVDCANLESDRDPVSDVDALEAELAAYRSELSDAGIGDLSDRPRVVVLNKIDVPDAADMAEMVREQFEARGWPVYAISAVAHKGLDELRFGLYELVKAHRKANPPAAPERIVIRPRAVDAGEFDVHPDPASPGDFVVTGVKPERWIRQTDFENDEAVGFLADRLARIGVEDALIKAGAEEGCTVTIGDVSFEWEPQTPAGVDLMRTGRGTDIRLESDERVGATERKYRKRVRRGLIDPDEEILE from the coding sequence ATGTCGAGATTCGTCGACCGCGTCGTCCTCCACCTCGCGGCGGGGGACGGCGGCCGCGGCTGCACGTCCGTGCATCGCGAGAAGTTCAAGCCGCTCGGCGGGCCCGACGGCGGCAACGGCGGTAACGGCGGTGACGTCGTGCTCGTCGTGGACCCGCAGGTCCACACCCTGCTCGACTTCCACTTCCGGCCCCACGCCCGCGCCGGCAAGGGCCAGCCCGGTATGGGTGCCAACCGCAACGGCGCCCAGGGCGCCGACCTCGTGCTCCCGGTCCCGCCCGGCACCGTCGTGCTCGACGAGAACGGTGAGGTCCTCGCGGACCTCGTCGGCACCGGCACCCGGTTCGTCGCCGCCGAGGGAGGCAAGGGCGGTCTCGGCAACGCGGCCCTGGCGTCCCGCGCCCGGAAGGCGCCCGGCTTCGCCCTGCTGGGCGAGCCCGGCGAGGTCCGCGACGTCACGCTCGAGCTCAAGTCGATGGCCGACGTCGGGCTCGTGGGCTTCCCGTCCGCCGGCAAGTCCTCCCTCGTCTCGGTGCTCTCCGCGGCCAAGCCCAAGATCGCCGACTACCCGTTCACGACCCTGGTGCCCAACCTCGGGGTGGTCTCGGTCGGCGACGACACCTTCACGATCGCCGATGTCCCCGGCCTCATCCCCGGCGCCAGCGAGGGCCGCGGGCTCGGCCTGGACTTCCTGCGCCACATCGAGCGCACCGCCGTCCTGGCCCACGTCGTCGACTGCGCCAACCTCGAGTCCGACCGCGACCCGGTCTCCGACGTGGACGCCCTCGAGGCGGAGCTCGCGGCGTACCGATCCGAGCTCTCCGACGCCGGGATCGGCGACCTGTCCGACCGGCCGCGCGTGGTGGTGCTCAACAAGATCGACGTACCCGACGCCGCCGACATGGCCGAGATGGTCCGCGAGCAGTTCGAGGCCCGGGGGTGGCCCGTGTACGCCATCTCCGCGGTCGCCCACAAGGGACTCGACGAGCTGCGCTTCGGGCTCTACGAGCTGGTGAAGGCGCACCGGAAGGCCAACCCGCCCGCCGCGCCCGAGCGCATCGTCATCCGGCCCAGGGCCGTGGACGCCGGCGAGTTCGACGTCCACCCCGACCCCGCCTCGCCCGGCGACTTCGTCGTCACCGGCGTCAAGCCCGAGCGCTGGATCCGTCAGACCGACTTCGAGAACGACGAGGCCGTGGGCTTCCTCGCCGACCGCCTCGCCCGGATCGGCGTGGAGGACGCGCTCATCAAGGCCGGCGCCGAGGAGGGCTGCACGGTCACGATCGGCGACGTCTCGTTCGAGTGGGAGCCGCAGACCCCGGCCGGCGTCGACCTCATGCGCACCGGCCGCGGCACGGACATCCGACTCGAGTCCGACGAGCGCGTGGGCGCCACCGAGCGTAAGTACCGCAAGCGCGTGCGCCGCGGCCTCATCGACCCGGACGAGGAGATCCTGGAGTGA
- the ndk gene encoding nucleoside-diphosphate kinase, translating to MTERTFFLIKPDGVERGLTGTILSRIEAKGLRIVAMDMRRVPQETAAEHYAEHAERPFYGDLLEFITSGPVVAGVLEGPRAIAAWRQLAGGTDPVEKAAPGSIRGDFGLETQLNLVHGSDSEESAAREIALWFPGL from the coding sequence GTGACCGAGAGAACCTTCTTCCTCATCAAGCCCGACGGAGTCGAGCGCGGCCTGACCGGCACCATCCTGTCCCGTATCGAGGCCAAGGGGCTCAGGATCGTCGCCATGGACATGCGGCGGGTGCCGCAGGAGACCGCGGCCGAGCACTACGCGGAGCACGCCGAGCGTCCGTTCTACGGCGATCTGCTCGAGTTCATCACCTCCGGTCCCGTCGTCGCCGGCGTCCTCGAGGGACCCCGTGCGATCGCCGCGTGGCGACAGCTCGCGGGTGGCACCGATCCCGTCGAGAAGGCCGCGCCGGGTTCCATCCGCGGCGACTTCGGCCTCGAGACCCAGCTGAACCTCGTCCACGGTTCGGACTCCGAGGAGTCGGCGGCGCGCGAGATCGCGCTCTGGTTCCCCGGTCTGTAG
- the rpmA gene encoding 50S ribosomal protein L27, which translates to MASKKGASSTRNGRDSNAQRLGVKRFGGQEVNAGEILVRQRGTKFHPGVNVGRGGDDTLFALSAGAVEFGTKRGRKTVNIVSAGAEA; encoded by the coding sequence ATGGCAAGCAAGAAGGGCGCGTCCAGCACCCGTAACGGTCGTGACTCCAACGCGCAGCGTCTCGGCGTCAAGCGCTTCGGTGGCCAGGAGGTCAACGCAGGCGAGATCCTGGTGCGCCAGCGCGGCACCAAGTTCCACCCGGGCGTGAACGTCGGCCGCGGCGGCGACGACACCCTGTTCGCCCTCTCCGCCGGTGCGGTGGAGTTCGGCACCAAGCGCGGCCGCAAGACCGTGAACATCGTGTCGGCCGGCGCCGAGGCCTGA